The window TTACCTTCAGAAAGGAGGGAATGTGTTGACAGCTTTTAGCTTTACTTAGCTGATctgtaatcataaatattagtgCTGGTTTTAAAGGCAAGGCAATTACTTTCAACACTCAAAGCTGCCTTCTCATGAGGATTACATgtgcatttctttttattttccttaggCTTTAACCCTCCCTTTGAGAAAAGCTCTCTTTTTAAAagctctgtctttttttcactCTGAAATTTATGGTGGTCCTGCAGCATATTTAAAATCGAAGCTTATCTATTTGGCTTACTTTTTCAACTGACTGTCTATGTAGTATAAAGTGGAAGAACTGTCTTTAGTATACTACATCAGCCTCTttgtagaaaagaaaagaggtaaaattgaaaagtaaagtaaaagtaaaggcAGTGCACTGTGGAGGGAATCAGCCTACATTTACGTTTTCATTGATGGCATGGACGTTTTGgctttactactttaaaatgtttacctTGTTTGCTTTGTACTGCTACATTAATACTGTATTTGAGTATCAGCTTTGTCACATAAATCTGTCAAATAAGTATAACCATCATTAAGAGGAGGGAAGAAGATGCAAATTATGCCaaattgtattaaataaaaGGATGTGTTGTAATGACTTCAAAAGCAATTTCTGCATTAGTTTCTATTTAGGCAAGCAAATATGGAATGGAAATTGAATTATGTCTTGCTTTCCTTTTTCCATCATAACTGTCTTGATTGTTTACCATATTGTGGCTTGATTAACTTGGATAGAAAAAGAGCACAAAGCCACACGTAAAGCACACACTTTATATAAGCTATCAGGTTTTCATAAGCCTTCATAAGTGGATCATATCCCCTGGTTGTGTGTTTTAAGTCACTATTTTTTAAGAATTTATACACTTTCTAATAGGATTAAAGAACTCTATCCTAAAGGTTTGTTGCTGATGCCTGAATAAACATctatttaaagcaaaaatatatGGCAGTTTTTCATATTTATGGAGGCAAGGGCTTGTGCCTTATGTGTGtaaaaaattatgtaatatAAACCACATTATTTAAGAAAACTGGCTTTTAGACAGACAACtgaatatgtttttttcttaagtCAATAAGCAATGTATTCAcaagcatatatatatttttttatcatccTTTTAGAGTGTGAGCGAATTTGGCCTGGACATCATTGAAACTCCAGAGGGAGACAAGTGGCCCCAACTCATAGTCCAACAAAATTTGGATCGAGAAACCAAGGACACTTTTGTGATGAAAATCAAAGTGGAAGATGGCGGCACACCTCCAAAGTCCAGCACAGCCATCCTCCAGGTCACTGTCTCAGATGTAAATGACAATCGTCCAGTGTTCAAGGACAGTGAGGTGGAAGTGAAAGTGCCTGAGAATGCCCCTATGGGGACATCAGTCACTCAACTTCATGCCACTGATGCTGATCTTGGCTCCAATGCTCAGATCCATTTTTCCTTTAGCAATCAAATTTCTCCGGTATCCAGAAGGCACTTTGTTATCGACAGTTCTACTGGATTGATTACGATCAAACAGCCATTGGACAGAGAATCCAACCCAGTCCACAAGCTCATAGTCCTGGCAAGTGATGGTAGCACTACACCTTCAAGGGCTACTGTCATAGTAAATGTAACAGACATTAATGACAATGTTCCATCCATAGACACTCGGTATATAATAAACCTTGTTAATGGCACAGTATTGTTGTCTGAAAATGCCCCTCTAAACACAAAAATAGCTCTAATTACAGTGACTGACAGGGATGCTGACCTTAATGGTAAAGTGACATGTTACACGGATCATGACGTACCCTTTCGGTTGAAACCTGTTTTTAATGACCAATTCTTGTTGGAAACTGCGGCACCCTTAGATTACGAGACTACTCGAGAATATGCAATTAAGATAGTAGCTTCAGATTCAGGGAAACCTCCTTTAAACACTTCTGCAATGGTCCTCATTAAAATCAAGGATGAGAACGATAATATCCCAGTTTTCCCTCAGCCAGAGATTCAGCTGTCCATCCCAGAGAACAATGACCCTGGCACACAGCTGATAAAGATCAGTGCCATGGATGCAGACAGTGGCTCTAATGCCCTAATAATTTATACCCTTGGCCCAGACACACCTGATGGGTTTAACATAGATCCACGTTCTGGTATACTCTCTGTTAGCAAGAGACTGGATAGAGAAAAACAGGAAACCTTTTCATTTACAGTCTTTGCCAAGGATAACGGTTCTAATCCTCTGCAAAGCAATGTCACAGTGAAGCTAATTGTCCAAGACCAAAATGACAACAGTCCAGCCTTCACCCATCCTGAATATAATTTCTACGTGCCTGAGAACTTGCCTTTGTATGGCACAGTTGGCTTGATTACAGTTACAGACGCAGATGCTGGAGATAATTCAGTGGTTACCCTCTCAATTATAAATGGGAAGGACAATTTTATTATTGACCCCAAAACTGGCGTAATTAAACCAAACATTACATTTGACAGGGAGCAGCAAAGTTCCTATACCTTCATCGTCAAAGCTGTGGATGGAGGATTAATTCAGACAACTTCATATGCCAAGGTCACCATAAATGTTGTTGATATTAATGACAATCGACCTGTGTTTGTCATCCCACCTTCCAACTACTCCTATGACCTAGTCCCTTTCACAACCAGCCCTGGTTCTGTGGTGACTCGAGTGTATGCCATTGACAATGACACTGGCATGAATGCAGAGCTGCAGTACAGCATTATTGGAGGGTCACCAAGAGGACTGTTTGCTGTTGACAAAACTACAGGGAACATTACTCTGCAAGAGAAGATAGTTAATGCTGATCAAGGCCTTCATAGGTTGGTGGTAATGGTCAAAGACTTAGGACAGCCAGACCCCTTGCATGCAATTGCACTTGTTCACTTGTTTGTGAACGATACTGTCTCCAATGCTACATTCATTCAGGAGCAAGTCCGCAAAAGTATGGAAACACCCTTGGACAGAAATGTTGGGGACAACAATGTAATCCCACAGACCAATAGCTATGTAATTGTTGTCATAGCCATAATTGCTGGGACCATGACTGTCATATTGGTGATATTTGTGACTGCTTTGGTACGTTGTCGACAAACACCCAGGCACAAAGTTGTTCAGAAGGGCAAGCAAAGCGGTGAGTGGGTATCGCCAAATCAGGAAGGCCGGCAgatcaaaaagaagaagaagaaaaagaagaggtcCCCTAAGAGCTTGCTGCTGAACTTTGTCACTATTGATGAATCCAAATCTGAAGACCCTACTCATGAGCACATCAATGGCACCTTAGACCTTCCAGTTGAGCTTGAGGAGCAGACAATGGGAAAGTATAATTGGGCCACCACACCAACCACATTTAAACCTGACAGCCCTGATTTAGCCAAGCATTACAAGTCAGCATCTCCTCAGCCTACCTTTCAGATCAAACCAGAAACCCCAGTGGCTCCCAAGAAGCACCATGTCATTCAGGAACTCCCCTTGGACAACACATTCGTAGTTGGCTGTGACTCTCTCTCCAAATGCTCCTCCAGCAGCTCCGACCCCTACAGTGTCTCTGAGTGCAGCTGTCAAGGGAGCTTCAAGGCACCTGGGCAAATTCACACCCGACAGGTAATTCACAACTTTCTTATTAACTCACTTCACTACTCTGCTTGTTCTCCTCATCTAGCTGCCCTTCTGTTGGAAAGATTCTGGGTGGAGGTTGGCAGGGGCATGGGCAGGGATTCAACCACACAAAAGCTCAAACATGCATGAATGCCCATCAGCACTGAGTACTGAGAAAgctgttgggggaaaaaactgaCACCTAAGGAGATGGCATCTGTTGTACTTTTGGCTGCTAGCTTTTATCAATCAAAAAAGGCATTTCAGTtatactgaaaaaataaaaagagaaggcGCTGAGCTATTCTTGACTAGATAGAATTAGGAAAACTGTTATAGTTTAGGTTAAACACCAGCTGTAAGACTTTAGGAATGATACATTTGATCACATTATTCAATGAAAGTATCAAAGTAAAATAGTATTATTTTCTTTCAGAGAAGGGTTACAATTTTAAAGAGTAATTATTAGCTGTACAAAAATGAGAGCGACCATCCTTTCAGCACTGAAAAGAATGAATGTTTGATTATGATTGACATATCAAAACCAAGTGTGCTTGACagcaaatcaaatcaaagatTGAGATGCATTCCACAGGCACAGCTGAACAGATGCACATAGTTGAAGCAATAGTTCCCACAATTAATGCTGAAAGTTATACAGATGTAAAAGGCAGTGTATTTTTCCCACCACAATTTAAAACAGTTTATTACAAGTTGTCTTAGTGGAGACAATTAGCATTAATGACAGACATGTTTATTTGAATACTGGTGATATTCTAGCTTATGAGACATGATATGTGCCAAATGCAAAGGgggttataaataaacacagacaagGGAAATAAATGGAAATCTGGGATGGACGGAGAGGTGGCCTTGCAGCGGCAGATCCTGCTGTAGACAAATACTGAGCTGTGCAATTGTGGGTCAGAAAGATCAAGGTGAATGCAAAGCTTTCGAACTCTGAGACTTAAATAGAAAAAGCAATAATAGGTTTCACTAATAGGTTTCCGTTCAgtccatttttcttttgtgagcCACTTTTTTAATGAGCCTTTGTAGTATTTACTAATATCAAAGCCATTTTCTATAGCAGTCTATTCAATACTATCAGTTCTCTATGATACTTATTCCAGGAATCCAGGTATGTGAAAGACAAATGTCAATGATAATAGCTGTTTTTAAGTTTCTCTCACATTTCCTTAGTCTCTCTgaatagtttattatttttaaggagttttgtatttgtcaccatgtttgtttttgtcttctttaaTGGCTGCCCATAATGCAGAAAATCCCTCACTGCATATTCCTTGTACATTTATTCAGATATACTGTATTGCGTGCATGATGATTTAAGgtgacacccacacacagctaATAGTCCTTTCTCGCCATcagcatttctttcagaatgtGACTAAAAGCAATGCTCTGCCACAGTGCATTATATATAAGCCTACTTACATGGTAAGAATACTAAATTACACATTATTTCTCTTCATAATTCACTTTAGGTTGTCAGGACATTGTGAAACATCCAGAAATATGGAGAGAGATTTTAAATATTGTGTCAGAATTTAATGAATTAGTAAAACATATTTtgagataaatagacagaaatATATAGACCACATTCCATTTCCTCTTTAATGTAACTGCACATTCACAGCTTTTGGTATGTTTCAAACTCCACATTGAGCTTAATGGTGCAATTCAAGAGGAACAATATACAAGGAAGCATAGCACGATTTTTCCAATGCATCATATTGACTTAATGTATTAAATtcaacttaaaaacaaaaactacacCAAAATTCCCTGATTGTGTTAACCTGTAGCGATTCTACATATTAGACAACGCTATTTTCTTAAATGTCCTGTATGCAGTGTTATGGCGTATGTAAAGATGGGAGAAGTATGCTGGAGTAATCTATAAGCTTACTGATGCTAATGGATCTGAATGCAGAGATTGATGACAATTATTTGTTCCCACAGTCTTGCCATAAACTGTATGAATCCATATACATAGGCTATGGTGTATGTCTCTGTGTTTTTAACATCTGTCAGGAGATCACacaggatgcaagtgcaggtttaTTAAAAGATCAAGCGAACGATTCAGAATGTGAAGCAAACTCAGAGTGAAAAGCAGGTAGGTTTGTCGGCAATCAACAAACAGAGGACATTGAGCTAGAGCAAACTCGTAAACTATGCAGAACTAGAATGTCAATCAAAAGATCAGGCACAGAACCATCACTGGCAAAAGGCAGAAGCAAGACTTTACACTTAACAGGCGAATGTCTGGGATTTTAACAGGATTTGTGTGATTGAGAAAGGATCTACAAGATTACTAATCATGGGTTATTTAAGAAATCAGGTGATGTTGTCTATAGTTTACCCATCTGATTGAGGATCTTGGAAAATGGAGTTTGTGTCATTGACTGATGAGTCAATGCTGGCAGTGGCATGACAtcttttgttgtttgcttgttgttgttttttgttttgtttttaaacatgtgaGTTCAAGCTATTTTAAAGCAGCCTACATAATAATTATGCTAGAACCATTTGGCCTATAAGAGACACACAAATTCTTTAGCATGCAAATAAGCATGCACAAATGTTCAATGTTGTGTTATATTTTGATCTAGTTTACTAGCAGTTAAATAGCTAGTATAACCAGAAGTGTTTATCatggagattaaaaaaaagaacagagaatcattcataaataaatggttttatttcaagaaaaaatattaacagatGAAGGTCAAGTGGATATTTAACCAAGTTTTAAGTGTGTAATAACTAAAGATAACTGTTGTCAAAATCAAAGGAACCATATGACTCATAGTATTGTGAAAGGTCCATTTGCTAGATTCAGTGCAGCATGAGCTTCTCTTTCCATTACTCTCGTCCTCATACTCATCTCACTCTCATCTCTTTTATATCCTGCTCTCCTGGTTCAGAGCCGATAAGGTTGAGGCCAATCCCCCCGGTGATAGAGGAGCTtcagtcagaacacacactttTGGTTGTGGAAGATCAAATAAATACCAAGCTACTTGACTGTTCTCAGACATAGCTATGAATATGCAGTAGAATAAAATCCACTAAGATCTTTGTTTGACCTATATATTCAGGCTGGGGCTGTTGCAGAGGTCAGTTTATTTTCCATCCTAAACTCTTTTGACTGCTTCACATAttatagttatttttttaatgatttgtgGATTTATTGTAGTTCACAcaaaattgaacatttacttttgcATGGCTCATCCAGCACCCTATAAAACATAAGAGAAATAGAAGCTGTGCTTTGGCCTACCTGATTATAAATTATTCAGTATTTCACTTAAATTTGAAatctcaatgggattcaaatgtGCATTGATTTTCAAATATGAACACTTTCttaaaacattctttttttcactcGAATCATCATCATTGTACTGACTAAAATTTCAGCCCATCCACAATACACTAGGGTGCATCAATCTTTTGAAAAGCAATTGTTTTCTGCTTTTCATTCTCCTGAGTCCTTATAGTGTCATTAAATATAGCTCACATACCTTTTCTGAGGAAGTGTTTAATTCATGCTCTGGCAGTGATATCATGTTAGAAATCTATGTAACTAAAGAAACAGTTGAAGAAactgaacagatttttttaaagaaaattttagtttttttttatttcaagtaCAGTTACAGGAAGTGATATgataaggtgttttttttacacttacatATAGAGGGTTGACTAGAAGCTAATTAAGACTAAATTCTATAGCAGTGAATAATATGAAAGGCAATATGAATTCAGAAAGTGTAAGGAATTTCACATTGAAGTAATGTAATGCAGTGTCAATAgtacaaactgcattttttagagaaagctaaaaaaaacccataaaataTTCATAGCATCAAAGAACAAGTGGCAGCTAGACCATACTTTATAGAAGGTTTTGTACATCCTTGATGTTGTCCATAAACACTAGTGAATTATATCTATAAAGTTCTTCATGTTGTAATCATGGGTATCCAAttaattttttgtattttttcaatTTTGATGGTTTGTGTATTCCATGGAAGAGACATTCACCTGTGGTGTTGGaaattcaaaacaaatacaaaaaaaaataaaaaattactctGCATTTATGTACTCTATCACTATTTTTGTCATTCAAGTTCCTTCATATATGACAAGACAGCAACCTATCAACTGTCATTGTAGGTTTCCACCTTAAATTATGGACTCCAGGCTCAATAGTAGAGTGTTCACCCTATCCTTGGGAAATCATGAGTCCATGTCCTGATGTGATGCCACCTGTGGATTCCAAGACAGCATAGTCGGCCCTGGTCTCTCAGTGGGAGGGATGACCCTATTCccttccatatatatatatatatatatatatatatatatatatatatatatatatatatatatatatatatatatatatttatatctatggAGGAGCTCAGTAACTGGTACAATGTTTGTTGGTGCTTGAGAGAAAATCCATGCTGTTTCCTATATTTCATGTCTAAATgaggtgtaaacttttgtttaGATCAGGAATCCGTTCAGATCCACACTCATACTTTCTATACACTGGCCACaatatttaaaatcataatCTACAAGAAGTATGGTAGgtaataatacaatatacaaaaaaaaacaaaaaaacgttcaACTGTCTGCAACACTCATGTTTCATTTAGGCAGGTTTGCACAATGGCATTAAAACTtcaggtgaaaaaaaacaacactactCCTCTACTCTTTGCTGTAACATGTACAGAGTCAGAAACAGAGTGGATTGGATGGGAGGTCATTACCATAATGTCTTGGGAATGGTATGTATTCTAGGTTAGTGTTAAATAATTTACTGTagactacaatttttttttctaccttgCTGAGCATCAGGGTCATTGGACTGT is drawn from Ictalurus furcatus strain D&B chromosome 8, Billie_1.0, whole genome shotgun sequence and contains these coding sequences:
- the pcdh11 gene encoding protocadherin-11 X-linked isoform X2, producing the protein MDLLSESHVLVLFLTCLVSLCWAQEKDYTVKEEQPENVRIGNLRKDLDLNLDPNVKLSSALEFKPVYKSGEVPLVRVESSTGEIFTTSNRIDREKLCSGVFNEKRCFYEIEVAVLPDEIFRLVKIRFLIEDINDNAPLFQSTVINISIPENTAINNRYPVPSAFDPDVGLNGIQHYELVKSVSEFGLDIIETPEGDKWPQLIVQQNLDRETKDTFVMKIKVEDGGTPPKSSTAILQVTVSDVNDNRPVFKDSEVEVKVPENAPMGTSVTQLHATDADLGSNAQIHFSFSNQISPVSRRHFVIDSSTGLITIKQPLDRESNPVHKLIVLASDGSTTPSRATVIVNVTDINDNVPSIDTRYIINLVNGTVLLSENAPLNTKIALITVTDRDADLNGKVTCYTDHDVPFRLKPVFNDQFLLETAAPLDYETTREYAIKIVASDSGKPPLNTSAMVLIKIKDENDNIPVFPQPEIQLSIPENNDPGTQLIKISAMDADSGSNALIIYTLGPDTPDGFNIDPRSGILSVSKRLDREKQETFSFTVFAKDNGSNPLQSNVTVKLIVQDQNDNSPAFTHPEYNFYVPENLPLYGTVGLITVTDADAGDNSVVTLSIINGKDNFIIDPKTGVIKPNITFDREQQSSYTFIVKAVDGGLIQTTSYAKVTINVVDINDNRPVFVIPPSNYSYDLVPFTTSPGSVVTRVYAIDNDTGMNAELQYSIIGGSPRGLFAVDKTTGNITLQEKIVNADQGLHRLVVMVKDLGQPDPLHAIALVHLFVNDTVSNATFIQEQVRKSMETPLDRNVGDNNVIPQTNSYVIVVIAIIAGTMTVILVIFVTALVRCRQTPRHKVVQKGKQSGEWVSPNQEGRQIKKKKKKKKRSPKSLLLNFVTIDESKSEDPTHEHINGTLDLPVELEEQTMGKYNWATTPTTFKPDSPDLAKHYKSASPQPTFQIKPETPVAPKKHHVIQELPLDNTFVVGCDSLSKCSSSSSDPYSVSECSCQGSFKAPGQIHTRQETALKPPLYGTLCGTGTTRSHRIKINL
- the pcdh11 gene encoding protocadherin-11 X-linked isoform X3 gives rise to the protein MDLLSESHVLVLFLTCLVSLCWAQEKDYTVKEEQPENVRIGNLRKDLDLNLDPNVKLSSALEFKPVYKSGEVPLVRVESSTGEIFTTSNRIDREKLCSGVFNEKRCFYEIEVAVLPDEIFRLVKIRFLIEDINDNAPLFQSTVINISIPENTAINNRYPVPSAFDPDVGLNGIQHYELVKSVSEFGLDIIETPEGDKWPQLIVQQNLDRETKDTFVMKIKVEDGGTPPKSSTAILQVTVSDVNDNRPVFKDSEVEVKVPENAPMGTSVTQLHATDADLGSNAQIHFSFSNQISPVSRRHFVIDSSTGLITIKQPLDRESNPVHKLIVLASDGSTTPSRATVIVNVTDINDNVPSIDTRYIINLVNGTVLLSENAPLNTKIALITVTDRDADLNGKVTCYTDHDVPFRLKPVFNDQFLLETAAPLDYETTREYAIKIVASDSGKPPLNTSAMVLIKIKDENDNIPVFPQPEIQLSIPENNDPGTQLIKISAMDADSGSNALIIYTLGPDTPDGFNIDPRSGILSVSKRLDREKQETFSFTVFAKDNGSNPLQSNVTVKLIVQDQNDNSPAFTHPEYNFYVPENLPLYGTVGLITVTDADAGDNSVVTLSIINGKDNFIIDPKTGVIKPNITFDREQQSSYTFIVKAVDGGLIQTTSYAKVTINVVDINDNRPVFVIPPSNYSYDLVPFTTSPGSVVTRVYAIDNDTGMNAELQYSIIGGSPRGLFAVDKTTGNITLQEKIVNADQGLHRLVVMVKDLGQPDPLHAIALVHLFVNDTVSNATFIQEQVRKSMETPLDRNVGDNNVIPQTNSYVIVVIAIIAGTMTVILVIFVTALVRCRQTPRHKVVQKGKQSGEWVSPNQEGRQIKKKKKKKKRSPKSLLLNFVTIDESKSEDPTHEHINGTLDLPVELEEQTMGKYNWATTPTTFKPDSPDLAKHYKSASPQPTFQIKPETPVAPKKHHVIQELPLDNTFVVGCDSLSKCSSSSSDPYSVSECSCQGSFKAPGQIHTRQPILG
- the pcdh11 gene encoding protocadherin-11 X-linked isoform X1 — its product is MDLLSESHVLVLFLTCLVSLCWAQEKDYTVKEEQPENVRIGNLRKDLDLNLDPNVKLSSALEFKPVYKSGEVPLVRVESSTGEIFTTSNRIDREKLCSGVFNEKRCFYEIEVAVLPDEIFRLVKIRFLIEDINDNAPLFQSTVINISIPENTAINNRYPVPSAFDPDVGLNGIQHYELVKSVSEFGLDIIETPEGDKWPQLIVQQNLDRETKDTFVMKIKVEDGGTPPKSSTAILQVTVSDVNDNRPVFKDSEVEVKVPENAPMGTSVTQLHATDADLGSNAQIHFSFSNQISPVSRRHFVIDSSTGLITIKQPLDRESNPVHKLIVLASDGSTTPSRATVIVNVTDINDNVPSIDTRYIINLVNGTVLLSENAPLNTKIALITVTDRDADLNGKVTCYTDHDVPFRLKPVFNDQFLLETAAPLDYETTREYAIKIVASDSGKPPLNTSAMVLIKIKDENDNIPVFPQPEIQLSIPENNDPGTQLIKISAMDADSGSNALIIYTLGPDTPDGFNIDPRSGILSVSKRLDREKQETFSFTVFAKDNGSNPLQSNVTVKLIVQDQNDNSPAFTHPEYNFYVPENLPLYGTVGLITVTDADAGDNSVVTLSIINGKDNFIIDPKTGVIKPNITFDREQQSSYTFIVKAVDGGLIQTTSYAKVTINVVDINDNRPVFVIPPSNYSYDLVPFTTSPGSVVTRVYAIDNDTGMNAELQYSIIGGSPRGLFAVDKTTGNITLQEKIVNADQGLHRLVVMVKDLGQPDPLHAIALVHLFVNDTVSNATFIQEQVRKSMETPLDRNVGDNNVIPQTNSYVIVVIAIIAGTMTVILVIFVTALVRCRQTPRHKVVQKGKQSGEWVSPNQEGRQIKKKKKKKKRSPKSLLLNFVTIDESKSEDPTHEHINGTLDLPVELEEQTMGKYNWATTPTTFKPDSPDLAKHYKSASPQPTFQIKPETPVAPKKHHVIQELPLDNTFVVGCDSLSKCSSSSSDPYSVSECSCQGSFKAPGQIHTRQNQNQTPDKTLAAVPATCPHKQSQRRVTFHLPDGSQENSNATGPMEQEVGSSASVTSTTQSLPLGFPQDEYYEQTSPNSRTEGDGNSDPESTIEVNLQKAMTEASETCTQECLILGHSDSCWMPPAVTQFQTTAAATLPSFSLQQSWARSGAMPDGRHTLGRSVPRDDLDKGSNRPQFYSTLDRHCSKKEDAVKVIPLASFSATSSPQNSGTGVSSAFLHEHQL